One window of the Dyella humicola genome contains the following:
- a CDS encoding ABC transporter ATP-binding protein has protein sequence MDQTGRDDAPATPDEAPAPSAPPGLLDDIGRLGRAFHRLFGAQLRLLAAELGLARSAVHWILAAALVATVAGVGLGLTLLGLTGWLLALWFGSWTWALVALALLELAFLVGAVLLVRRCMHWMSLPATRGEWNAMMRDALRRPDPQGESRPEDAP, from the coding sequence ATGGACCAGACCGGACGCGATGACGCGCCCGCCACACCCGATGAGGCGCCGGCACCGTCAGCACCGCCTGGCCTGCTGGACGATATCGGCCGCCTCGGGCGGGCGTTCCATCGATTGTTCGGCGCGCAGCTGCGATTGCTGGCCGCAGAACTCGGCCTCGCGCGCAGCGCCGTGCACTGGATACTTGCAGCGGCCCTGGTCGCCACCGTCGCCGGGGTGGGCCTTGGGTTGACCTTGCTGGGTTTGACCGGTTGGCTGCTGGCGCTGTGGTTCGGCTCGTGGACCTGGGCGTTGGTGGCGCTGGCCCTGTTGGAACTGGCTTTCCTGGTGGGCGCGGTGCTCCTGGTTCGCCGTTGCATGCACTGGATGAGCCTGCCCGCGACGCGGGGCGAGTGGAATGCGATGATGCGCGATGCCCTGCGTCGTCCCGACCCACAGGGTGAGTCTCGCCCAGAGGACGCACCATGA
- a CDS encoding DUF883 family protein, with protein sequence MNKQVQAPEEPGAAERIEERAERVKQATSSAVAGAKEAVGRAADHVEETLHHATDKAADAATRANAKAGEYRERGREAYGEAVDRADEWLEKARDYVREKPVQSVAIALGAGWLLGRILRR encoded by the coding sequence ATGAACAAGCAAGTCCAGGCGCCCGAGGAACCCGGCGCGGCCGAGCGCATCGAGGAGCGCGCCGAGCGTGTCAAGCAGGCGACATCCAGCGCCGTTGCGGGTGCCAAGGAAGCCGTCGGCCGCGCCGCCGATCACGTCGAAGAGACCTTGCATCACGCCACCGATAAAGCGGCCGACGCCGCCACGCGCGCCAATGCCAAGGCCGGCGAATACCGTGAACGTGGCCGCGAGGCCTATGGAGAAGCGGTGGATCGTGCCGACGAATGGCTAGAGAAGGCTCGCGACTATGTGCGCGAGAAACCCGTGCAATCGGTGGCCATCGCCCTTGGCGCTGGCTGGCTGCTAGGCCGCATACTGCGACGCTAA
- a CDS encoding DUF1328 domain-containing protein, with amino-acid sequence MLHYALVFLVIAIIAALFGFTGIAGTAAGIAKILFIIFLILAVIAFFRRAS; translated from the coding sequence ATGCTGCACTACGCCCTGGTCTTTCTGGTCATCGCCATCATCGCAGCTTTGTTCGGGTTTACCGGCATTGCTGGTACCGCTGCCGGTATCGCGAAGATCCTGTTCATCATTTTCCTGATCCTCGCGGTTATCGCCTTCTTTCGCCGCGCCAGCTGA
- a CDS encoding YbhB/YbcL family Raf kinase inhibitor-like protein, whose product MQLRSDNFEHSQSIPPRLAFGKRAAPVALSDNLSPHLAWKEAPLATRSFVLTCIDFDVPSKPDDVNKEGHTVPADLPRVEFVHWLMANIPVECGELGEGACSEGIVAHGKRAPYGPPGSVQGINDYTGWFSGDPDMRGEYLGYDGPCPPWNDSLVHHYHFRLYALDVEHLKLADGFTVSELRAAMDGHVLAEAELMGTYSLNPALD is encoded by the coding sequence TTGCAACTGCGCAGTGACAATTTCGAACATAGTCAGTCAATTCCGCCCAGACTCGCCTTTGGCAAGCGCGCAGCGCCGGTGGCGCTATCGGACAACCTGAGCCCTCATCTGGCCTGGAAGGAGGCGCCGCTGGCTACGCGCTCATTCGTGCTTACGTGCATCGACTTCGATGTGCCAAGCAAGCCCGATGACGTCAACAAGGAAGGTCATACCGTGCCGGCGGACCTGCCGCGGGTGGAGTTCGTGCATTGGCTGATGGCGAATATCCCGGTCGAATGCGGCGAGTTGGGGGAAGGTGCGTGTAGTGAGGGCATTGTGGCGCACGGCAAGCGTGCTCCCTACGGCCCGCCGGGCAGCGTCCAGGGCATCAATGACTACACCGGATGGTTCTCGGGCGATCCGGACATGCGTGGTGAATACCTCGGCTACGACGGCCCATGCCCGCCATGGAACGACTCGCTGGTGCATCACTATCACTTCCGCCTTTACGCCCTCGACGTGGAGCATCTCAAGCTCGCCGACGGCTTCACTGTCAGCGAGCTGCGTGCGGCGATGGACGGCCATGTGCTGGCCGAGGCGGAGTTGATGGGTACCTATTCCCTCAATCCGGCACTGGACTGA
- a CDS encoding PQQ-dependent sugar dehydrogenase encodes MRNLIFALFGLLATPAILAAPSLDKLTLPKGFHIAVYSDEVPNAREMALGAKGTVFVGSNDAGKVYALTDSKGDGHADKVRVVASGLQLPVGVAFKNGDLYISAVSKILVLRDIENHLDNPPAPEVVSDKFPTDTHHGWKFIAFGPDNKLYVPIGAPCNICDKGHAYAKLTRMNADGSGLEDVAYGIRNTVGFTWRPGSGQLWFTDNGRDLMGDDMPSDELNKLSHVGEHFGYPYCHQGDTLDPEFGQGKNCKDYTPPVLKLGAHVASLGLRFYEGKQFPADYKGALFIAEHGSWNRTKKSGYRVMTVRLNGDKVVSYEPLIEGFQQDEKAWGRPVDVQPLPDGSLLVSDDLAGAVYRVTYEKP; translated from the coding sequence ATGCGCAACTTGATTTTCGCCCTGTTCGGGCTGTTGGCTACTCCTGCGATCCTTGCGGCCCCGTCCCTGGACAAGCTCACGCTTCCCAAGGGCTTCCACATCGCCGTGTATTCGGACGAAGTGCCCAATGCGCGTGAGATGGCATTGGGCGCCAAGGGCACCGTGTTTGTCGGTTCGAACGATGCGGGCAAGGTCTACGCGCTCACCGACAGCAAGGGTGATGGTCACGCCGACAAGGTACGTGTTGTTGCCAGTGGCCTGCAGTTGCCGGTGGGTGTGGCGTTCAAGAACGGCGACCTGTACATCTCGGCGGTGAGCAAGATCCTGGTGCTGCGCGATATCGAGAATCACCTCGATAATCCGCCGGCGCCTGAAGTCGTCTCCGACAAATTTCCCACCGATACCCACCACGGCTGGAAATTCATTGCGTTTGGCCCCGACAACAAGCTCTACGTGCCGATCGGCGCGCCATGCAACATCTGCGACAAGGGCCATGCCTACGCCAAGCTCACGCGCATGAACGCCGATGGCAGCGGCCTTGAGGATGTCGCTTATGGCATTCGCAATACGGTGGGCTTTACCTGGCGGCCTGGTTCCGGCCAGCTGTGGTTCACCGACAATGGCCGCGACCTGATGGGCGACGATATGCCCAGCGACGAACTCAACAAGCTCAGTCATGTCGGCGAGCACTTCGGTTATCCCTATTGTCACCAGGGCGACACGCTCGACCCGGAGTTCGGCCAGGGCAAGAACTGCAAGGACTACACGCCACCCGTGTTGAAGCTGGGAGCGCACGTGGCTTCGCTGGGTCTTCGTTTCTATGAAGGCAAGCAGTTCCCGGCCGACTACAAGGGAGCCCTGTTCATCGCCGAACACGGTTCGTGGAATCGCACGAAGAAATCCGGCTATCGCGTGATGACGGTGCGCCTCAACGGCGATAAGGTCGTGTCTTATGAGCCGCTGATCGAAGGGTTCCAGCAGGACGAAAAGGCGTGGGGTCGACCGGTCGACGTACAACCGCTGCCGGATGGCAGTCTGCTGGTGAGCGACGACCTCGCTGGCGCGGTCTATCGTGTGACCTACGAAAAGCCCTAA
- a CDS encoding DUF3224 domain-containing protein: MSRHAKGTFDVKMSPQTEQEGVGDPSVGRLALLKQYHGDLEGSGKGQMLAVGTPIDGSAGYVAMERISATLHGRSGSFALQHTGTMNRGTPQLSITVVPDSGTEALGGISGKLDITMASGVHSYDFEYSLPDVP; this comes from the coding sequence ATGAGCAGGCACGCCAAAGGGACCTTCGACGTCAAAATGTCGCCGCAAACCGAACAAGAAGGTGTTGGTGATCCCAGCGTCGGGCGACTGGCCCTCCTCAAGCAATACCACGGCGACCTGGAAGGCTCCGGCAAGGGCCAGATGCTTGCCGTCGGCACGCCGATCGATGGTTCCGCCGGCTATGTGGCCATGGAACGCATCAGCGCGACGTTGCACGGGCGCAGCGGCAGTTTCGCGTTACAGCACACCGGTACCATGAATCGTGGAACGCCGCAGCTGTCGATCACGGTGGTGCCGGACTCGGGTACCGAGGCGCTGGGCGGGATCAGCGGCAAGCTCGATATCACCATGGCGAGCGGCGTGCACTCTTACGATTTCGAGTACTCGCTACCCGACGTGCCCTGA
- a CDS encoding YheT family hydrolase: MSLPKGKDFLPPWPLRSGHIQTMLSSSGVRRVLLPRAAQTVLNGAEQVTVDGGDGVRLTGAYTAQNTQAKSRGLAVLFHGWEGSVDSTYVLQTGSRLLAEGWDIFRLNFRDHGDSHNLNEALFHSCRIDEVVNALLDIARRYPNRPMALAGFSLGGNFALRAALRAPAVGLPLSYALAVCPIIDPSEGLFSLEEAAPWFYQAYFMHKWRRSLQAKQAAFPHREYFELSELKQSLRGLTASLVMRHTDFDTLEAYLDGYSVAGQALADLHVPATILTARDDPVIPVDAFEKLRLSANVELDISPYGGHCGFIRGWDMTSFTDDYIAARFNAIAAA; the protein is encoded by the coding sequence ATGAGCCTGCCGAAAGGAAAGGATTTCCTGCCGCCGTGGCCGCTACGCAGCGGCCACATCCAGACCATGCTGTCGTCAAGCGGCGTGCGTCGCGTGCTGTTGCCCAGGGCCGCGCAGACCGTGTTGAACGGTGCCGAGCAGGTGACGGTGGACGGTGGCGACGGCGTAAGACTGACCGGCGCGTACACAGCCCAGAACACGCAGGCAAAATCACGTGGCCTGGCGGTGCTGTTCCACGGCTGGGAAGGCAGCGTCGATTCCACCTATGTGCTGCAGACGGGCAGTCGCCTGCTGGCGGAAGGCTGGGACATTTTCCGCCTCAATTTTCGCGATCACGGCGATAGCCACAACCTCAACGAAGCGCTGTTCCATTCGTGTCGCATCGATGAGGTGGTCAACGCGCTGCTGGACATCGCGCGGCGTTACCCGAACCGGCCGATGGCGCTCGCGGGCTTCTCGCTCGGTGGCAATTTCGCCCTGCGCGCGGCCTTGCGCGCGCCTGCCGTGGGCTTGCCGCTGAGTTATGCGCTAGCGGTTTGTCCCATCATCGATCCCAGCGAAGGCCTGTTTTCGCTGGAGGAAGCCGCGCCGTGGTTTTACCAGGCGTATTTCATGCACAAATGGCGGCGCTCCCTGCAGGCCAAGCAGGCCGCGTTCCCGCACCGGGAATACTTCGAGCTGTCCGAGCTGAAGCAGAGCCTGCGCGGACTGACTGCCTCGCTGGTGATGCGGCACACCGATTTCGATACGCTCGAAGCCTATTTGGATGGCTATTCGGTCGCGGGCCAGGCACTTGCAGACCTGCATGTGCCGGCAACCATCCTCACGGCGCGCGACGATCCGGTGATTCCGGTGGACGCGTTCGAGAAGTTGCGGCTATCGGCCAATGTCGAGCTGGATATCTCCCCCTATGGCGGGCATTGCGGCTTTATCCGTGGCTGGGACATGACCAGTTTCACCGACGACTACATCGCCGCGCGTTTCAACGCGATCGCGGCGGCCTGA
- a CDS encoding lysophospholipid acyltransferase family protein: MNTDTVSAPDRRDLIRPLRYAWRVPLLLLHAILGVLLCSFVLSWGRNAVMKNGREPFPHRTIRWWSTALLRIFGLRSVRVGKPLADPVLFVANHTSWLDIELLHSQRAACFVAKAEIARWPLVGWMAAAGGTIFHRRGSNHSLAAVMQVMVDRLRGGRSVAAFPEGGTGHNGVLRVFHARIFQAALDAEVPVQPVALRFARDGRRVIEAGFREHENFLQNFLRLLGDAPLDVEVHFLEPVPATPDARRRMAELSRERIALALEDKSTHDSRA, from the coding sequence ATGAACACCGACACCGTTTCCGCCCCGGATCGCCGCGACCTGATTCGACCCCTGCGTTACGCCTGGCGCGTACCGTTGTTGCTGCTGCACGCGATCCTGGGCGTCCTGCTGTGTTCGTTCGTGCTCAGCTGGGGCCGCAACGCGGTGATGAAAAACGGCCGCGAACCGTTCCCGCACCGCACCATCCGCTGGTGGTCCACGGCGCTATTGCGCATTTTCGGCTTGCGCTCGGTACGCGTGGGCAAGCCGCTCGCCGATCCGGTGCTGTTCGTGGCCAACCACACCTCCTGGCTCGACATCGAGCTGCTGCACAGCCAGCGTGCGGCCTGCTTCGTCGCCAAGGCGGAGATCGCCCGCTGGCCACTGGTGGGCTGGATGGCGGCCGCGGGCGGCACGATCTTTCACCGCCGCGGTAGCAACCATTCGCTGGCGGCCGTGATGCAGGTGATGGTGGACCGCTTGCGTGGCGGTCGTTCGGTGGCGGCATTCCCCGAGGGCGGCACTGGCCATAACGGCGTACTACGGGTGTTCCACGCGCGCATTTTCCAGGCCGCGCTCGATGCCGAGGTTCCCGTACAGCCCGTTGCGCTGCGTTTTGCGCGTGACGGCCGCCGGGTGATCGAAGCCGGCTTTCGCGAACACGAGAATTTCTTGCAGAACTTCCTGCGTTTGCTCGGCGACGCGCCGCTCGATGTCGAGGTGCATTTCCTCGAGCCCGTGCCGGCCACGCCGGATGCACGTCGCCGCATGGCCGAGCTGTCGCGTGAGCGCATCGCGCTGGCGCTGGAAGACAAGTCGACCCACGATAGCCGCGCATGA
- a CDS encoding Lrp/AsnC family transcriptional regulator, with protein sequence MTTLDRTDLRILAVLQGEGRITNAELAERVSLSPSACLRRLQRLEAEGILTGYTAQVDPQAIGLGLQAFVRVQLTKHESAAVEHFVGLVNGWDEVVACYALTGDMDYLLHVYVTDLQDFSRFLLDRLLNAAGVADVNSSFVLRTVKRSAALPLAQLEH encoded by the coding sequence ATGACGACCCTGGATCGCACCGATCTGCGCATTCTCGCCGTGTTGCAGGGCGAAGGGCGCATTACCAATGCCGAGCTCGCTGAACGAGTCAGCCTGTCGCCATCGGCCTGCCTGCGCCGTCTTCAGCGCCTCGAGGCGGAGGGCATTCTCACCGGTTACACCGCACAGGTTGACCCGCAGGCGATCGGGCTCGGCCTGCAGGCCTTCGTGCGCGTTCAACTGACCAAGCATGAAAGCGCGGCAGTGGAGCACTTCGTGGGGCTGGTGAATGGCTGGGATGAAGTCGTGGCGTGTTACGCGCTGACTGGCGACATGGACTATCTGCTGCACGTCTACGTGACCGATCTCCAGGACTTCTCACGCTTCCTGCTCGACCGTTTGCTGAACGCCGCCGGGGTCGCTGATGTCAATTCGAGTTTCGTCCTTCGCACAGTCAAGCGATCGGCGGCTTTACCCTTGGCCCAACTTGAGCATTGA
- the phhA gene encoding phenylalanine 4-monooxygenase: MNTAPRRVEHQQTDRGYVPVYATGVVEQPWADYSRTDHEVWDTLYQRQRDLLPGRACQEFMDGVARFGLGDGGIPKFADLNKVLGAATGWELVAVEGLLPDEVFFDHLAHRRFPVSWWIRKPDQLDYLSEPDLFHDLFGHVPLLLNPVFADYMEAYGRGGMKAFAIGPEALMNLTRLYWYTVEFGLINTKDGMRIYGAGIVSSKGESIYSLDSPSPNRIGFGLERVMSARYRIDTYQQTYFVIDSFEQLFEATRPDFTPIYAKLREQPAHAAGEVLYGDRVFTRGNREGWATDADT, encoded by the coding sequence ATGAACACCGCGCCACGCCGTGTCGAACACCAGCAGACCGACCGGGGCTATGTGCCGGTATACGCCACCGGCGTCGTGGAGCAGCCCTGGGCGGACTATTCCCGCACCGACCATGAGGTCTGGGACACCCTGTACCAACGCCAGCGCGACTTGTTGCCGGGACGCGCCTGCCAGGAATTCATGGACGGCGTGGCCCGCTTCGGCCTTGGCGACGGCGGTATCCCGAAATTCGCCGACTTGAACAAGGTGCTGGGTGCGGCCACTGGCTGGGAGCTGGTGGCGGTTGAGGGACTGCTGCCTGACGAGGTGTTCTTCGACCATCTGGCTCATCGCCGCTTCCCGGTCAGCTGGTGGATCCGCAAACCGGACCAGCTCGACTATCTCAGCGAACCCGATCTGTTCCACGACCTGTTCGGCCATGTGCCGCTGTTGCTCAATCCGGTCTTCGCCGACTACATGGAGGCCTACGGCCGGGGTGGCATGAAGGCATTCGCGATCGGTCCCGAAGCGTTGATGAACCTCACGCGCCTGTATTGGTACACGGTCGAATTCGGCCTGATCAACACCAAGGACGGCATGCGCATCTACGGTGCCGGCATCGTCAGCTCCAAGGGTGAGTCGATCTACTCGCTGGACTCGCCTTCGCCCAATCGCATCGGCTTCGGCTTGGAGCGCGTGATGAGCGCGCGTTACCGCATCGACACCTACCAGCAGACCTATTTCGTCATCGACAGCTTCGAGCAGCTGTTCGAAGCCACGCGACCGGATTTCACGCCGATCTACGCCAAGCTGCGGGAGCAGCCGGCCCACGCTGCTGGCGAGGTTCTGTACGGCGACCGTGTATTCACGCGCGGCAATCGTGAAGGCTGGGCGACCGACGCCGATACCTGA
- a CDS encoding OmpW/AlkL family protein, which produces MKALLPLFIATALGAVAAPAAHADTNDNWVVRFGAHVVDPKSNNGTLAGARASVDSSVRPSASLEYMITPNLGVDVLAAWPFEHDVRLSGLGKVAQTKQLPPTVGLNYHFMPNNTWSPFLGLGVNYTNFFDTKGAGALQGSSVSIANSWGVAAHAGIDVTINPKWIVTADLRWINIKSDVKVGGTKVGTATINPMVYGISLGYRF; this is translated from the coding sequence ATGAAAGCACTACTTCCCCTGTTCATCGCCACAGCTTTGGGCGCCGTCGCCGCACCCGCCGCTCACGCAGATACCAATGACAACTGGGTCGTACGCTTCGGCGCCCACGTGGTCGATCCCAAGAGCAACAACGGCACGCTCGCCGGTGCACGTGCCAGCGTCGACAGCAGCGTGCGCCCCAGCGCCAGCCTCGAATACATGATTACCCCGAACCTGGGTGTGGACGTGCTCGCTGCGTGGCCGTTCGAGCACGATGTGCGACTGTCCGGTCTCGGCAAAGTCGCGCAGACCAAGCAGCTGCCGCCAACCGTTGGTCTGAATTATCACTTCATGCCGAACAACACCTGGTCGCCGTTCCTGGGCCTCGGCGTGAACTACACCAACTTCTTCGACACCAAGGGGGCCGGTGCGCTGCAGGGCAGCAGCGTCAGCATTGCCAACAGCTGGGGTGTGGCCGCGCACGCGGGTATCGACGTCACCATCAATCCCAAGTGGATCGTCACGGCCGACCTTCGCTGGATAAACATCAAGAGCGACGTCAAAGTGGGGGGCACCAAGGTCGGCACGGCCACGATCAATCCGATGGTCTACGGCATCAGCCTCGGCTATCGCTTCTGA
- a CDS encoding RES family NAD+ phosphorylase translates to MADIPPLKRIRWSQAYRIVPSRFPPVGVFDRIAEPGDLDALYAIEAMTNPRLRDELGELRLVPSERRISGPGTTPVMAAFTHLNPEGSRFSDGTWGVFYAAHSVATAVEETVYHRELFLAATSEPACDIEMRCYRTSIQARLHDLRGGWKAEHAPDSYAAGITLARRLRSQGSDGLVYDSVRHQGGECVAVFYPDRVAPCVQTQHLMYRWDGKRIAQVLTVDEWKRS, encoded by the coding sequence ATGGCCGACATTCCCCCGCTCAAACGCATCCGCTGGAGCCAGGCCTATCGCATCGTGCCCAGTCGGTTTCCACCGGTGGGTGTATTCGATCGGATTGCCGAGCCGGGCGATCTCGACGCGCTCTACGCGATTGAAGCGATGACCAATCCGCGCTTGCGCGACGAGCTCGGCGAGCTGCGTCTGGTGCCCTCGGAACGGCGCATCAGCGGACCGGGCACCACGCCGGTGATGGCCGCATTCACGCATCTCAATCCGGAAGGAAGCCGTTTTTCGGACGGTACCTGGGGCGTGTTCTACGCCGCGCACAGCGTGGCGACTGCGGTCGAGGAAACGGTGTATCACCGCGAACTGTTTCTTGCCGCCACCTCGGAGCCGGCATGCGATATCGAAATGCGCTGCTATCGCACCAGCATCCAGGCCAGGTTGCATGATCTGCGTGGCGGCTGGAAAGCCGAGCACGCTCCTGATAGCTACGCTGCCGGCATCACATTGGCGCGTCGGCTGCGCAGCCAGGGTTCCGATGGCCTGGTCTACGACAGCGTGCGTCATCAAGGCGGCGAATGCGTTGCTGTGTTCTATCCGGACCGGGTGGCGCCTTGCGTGCAGACGCAGCACCTGATGTATCGCTGGGATGGCAAGCGTATCGCCCAGGTACTCACGGTCGACGAATGGAAGCGCAGTTGA
- a CDS encoding MbcA/ParS/Xre antitoxin family protein, with amino-acid sequence MAAHLQPETIPAADLGGPALRAFFNLAERWDLRIADQRRLLGDPPESTFYKWKRLQSGTLSRDVLERISYLLGIFKNLQILFPDPQQADSWVHRANQSPLFGGQSALQRMLSGNVADLYVVRQYLDAQRGWN; translated from the coding sequence ATGGCAGCTCATCTCCAGCCTGAAACCATCCCTGCCGCCGATCTGGGCGGTCCTGCGCTGCGGGCTTTCTTCAACCTCGCGGAACGCTGGGACCTGCGCATTGCAGATCAGCGACGCCTGCTCGGTGATCCACCCGAGTCCACGTTCTACAAGTGGAAGCGCCTGCAGAGCGGTACGCTCAGCCGCGACGTACTTGAGCGCATCAGCTATCTGCTGGGCATCTTCAAGAACCTGCAGATCCTGTTTCCCGACCCGCAGCAAGCCGATAGCTGGGTGCACCGGGCTAACCAGTCGCCGTTGTTCGGTGGACAGTCCGCGTTGCAGCGCATGTTGTCGGGCAACGTGGCCGACCTGTATGTGGTCCGCCAATACCTGGATGCCCAGCGCGGCTGGAACTGA
- a CDS encoding SRPBCC family protein, giving the protein MRISVIVALLMGLSCATHAEVKETNADHLLLQDSRVVHAPPAKLYAALVDVGHWWSSKHTFSGEAGHLSLQAEAGGCFCERWNDQSVAHGHVIWANPSHLLRLDTALGPLQNMAVQGVMTFALKPAADGTTLQFEYRVNGASQSGLDKLAPDIDGVMMEQLQRLQRYAETGKADAVKP; this is encoded by the coding sequence ATGCGCATCAGCGTCATCGTGGCCCTGCTTATGGGGCTCTCTTGCGCCACCCATGCCGAAGTGAAGGAAACCAACGCCGATCACCTGCTGCTGCAGGACAGCCGCGTGGTGCATGCACCGCCTGCCAAGCTCTATGCAGCGCTTGTCGACGTCGGGCATTGGTGGAGCAGCAAGCACACCTTCTCCGGCGAGGCCGGGCACCTGAGTCTCCAGGCCGAGGCCGGTGGTTGCTTCTGCGAGCGTTGGAACGATCAAAGCGTCGCACACGGCCACGTGATCTGGGCCAACCCGAGCCATCTGCTGCGCCTGGATACGGCGCTTGGTCCGCTGCAGAACATGGCCGTACAAGGTGTGATGACGTTTGCGCTCAAGCCGGCCGCCGATGGCACCACGCTGCAATTCGAATATCGGGTCAACGGAGCCAGTCAAAGCGGCCTGGACAAGCTCGCACCCGATATCGATGGCGTGATGATGGAGCAGCTGCAGCGGCTGCAGCGTTATGCGGAGACGGGCAAGGCGGATGCGGTTAAACCGTAA
- a CDS encoding DUF885 domain-containing protein, with amino-acid sequence MTWLAAAALTLTAPVWADQTTDARFKQIYDQEWAWRNGQSGINTSGEAQPNGSRLDNVDAANQQKRLDYWQKVLTSLDGVDPKQLSAEEQVNYAIYRAQIQNLLAAQQFKQWQMPFNSDSAFWSDLNYVLEGDNLRTEKDYRRYLDRLGQVPSYFQQQIANMRDGLARGFTVPRAVLDGRDVSIASVAELKDPTQSSFYKPFEKMPTSIAPADAAKMQEEARQAIASKVIPAYGNLLTFFRNEYMPKARTTLAAEAMPDGKAWYHQQIVEYTTLDLSPDQIHQIGLDQVAKIHAEMVKTMQETGFKGSFADFLHFLRTDPQFYAKTPDELLMRTAWVAKQVDAQLGKEFGRLPRQRFAIVPVSPDIAPYYTSGRGGANSYLVNTYDLPSRPLYNMPALTLHESAPGHSLQLALAAEQKGQPAFRREGYISAYGEGWGLYSEYLGNEMGIYKTPYDRFGYLTYQMWRAARLVVDTGIHHLGWTRQQSIDFMTQNTALSDREIANEVDRYISWPGQALSYELGYLKILELRQKAEQALGSKFDIRHFHDTVLQIGSVPLPVLEQRIDRFIAEGGPEPDFGGDCAKQTKAP; translated from the coding sequence ATGACCTGGCTGGCTGCTGCCGCTCTTACGCTGACCGCACCGGTCTGGGCCGATCAAACTACCGACGCCCGCTTCAAGCAGATCTACGATCAGGAATGGGCCTGGCGCAATGGACAATCCGGCATCAACACGTCGGGCGAGGCGCAGCCCAACGGTTCGCGCCTGGACAACGTGGATGCGGCCAACCAGCAGAAGCGGCTCGATTACTGGCAGAAGGTGCTGACCAGCCTTGACGGCGTCGACCCCAAGCAGCTGTCGGCCGAAGAACAGGTCAATTACGCGATCTATCGCGCGCAGATCCAGAACCTGCTCGCCGCCCAACAGTTCAAGCAATGGCAGATGCCGTTCAACAGCGACTCGGCGTTCTGGAGCGATCTCAACTACGTGCTCGAGGGCGACAACCTGCGTACGGAGAAGGACTATCGCCGTTACCTCGATCGCCTCGGCCAGGTCCCTTCCTATTTCCAGCAGCAGATCGCCAATATGCGCGATGGCCTGGCACGTGGCTTTACCGTGCCTCGCGCGGTCCTGGACGGCCGTGATGTATCGATTGCCTCCGTCGCCGAGCTGAAAGACCCCACGCAGAGCAGCTTCTACAAGCCGTTCGAAAAGATGCCGACCTCGATCGCACCTGCGGATGCGGCGAAGATGCAGGAAGAAGCGCGCCAGGCCATTGCCAGCAAGGTGATTCCCGCCTACGGCAACCTGCTGACCTTCTTCCGCAACGAATATATGCCCAAGGCACGCACGACGCTGGCGGCGGAAGCGATGCCGGATGGCAAGGCCTGGTATCACCAGCAGATCGTCGAATACACCACGCTCGACCTCAGCCCCGACCAGATCCACCAGATTGGCCTCGACCAGGTGGCGAAGATCCACGCCGAGATGGTCAAGACGATGCAGGAGACCGGCTTCAAGGGCAGCTTTGCCGACTTCCTGCATTTCCTGCGCACCGACCCCCAGTTCTACGCCAAGACCCCCGATGAACTGCTGATGCGCACCGCCTGGGTCGCCAAGCAGGTCGACGCGCAGCTGGGCAAGGAATTCGGCCGCCTGCCGCGCCAGCGCTTCGCCATCGTGCCGGTATCGCCTGATATCGCGCCTTACTACACCTCCGGCCGTGGCGGCGCGAACAGCTACCTGGTCAACACCTACGACCTGCCGTCGCGTCCGCTCTACAACATGCCGGCCTTGACCCTGCACGAGTCGGCTCCCGGTCACTCCCTGCAGTTGGCCCTGGCGGCCGAGCAGAAGGGCCAGCCAGCGTTCCGTCGGGAGGGCTACATCTCCGCCTACGGCGAAGGTTGGGGGCTTTATTCCGAGTATCTCGGCAACGAGATGGGCATCTACAAGACGCCGTACGACCGCTTTGGCTATCTCACCTATCAGATGTGGCGTGCGGCTCGCCTGGTGGTCGATACCGGCATCCACCATCTGGGTTGGACGCGCCAGCAGTCCATCGACTTCATGACCCAAAACACCGCGCTGTCCGACCGTGAAATCGCCAACGAAGTGGATCGTTACATCAGCTGGCCGGGTCAGGCGCTGTCGTACGAGCTGGGTTACCTGAAGATCCTCGAACTGCGCCAGAAAGCCGAGCAGGCGCTGGGCAGCAAGTTCGACATCCGCCACTTCCACGACACCGTGCTGCAGATCGGCTCGGTGCCGCTGCCCGTACTCGAACAGCGCATCGATCGATTCATTGCCGAGGGCGGTCCGGAGCCGGATTTCGGCGGCGACTGTGCGAAGCAAACCAAGGCACCGTAA